CCGAATCCCGATCCGCGTGGATGAAGCCGGGAAGCTTGTCCGGATTGGGGTCGGAAGCGACGGGCGCGTTCTGCACCGCGCCCTGGGCCGCCGACGGCTTGTCGAAGCAGCCCCAGTTCTCATGGCCGCTGGTGTCCTGGTTGGGGTTGAAATCGGGATGCCCCCCCGTGGCCTGCCCTTCTTGCAACTCCGCGAAATCCCGCACCACCCCGGTCAGGGTAAGCGCATCCTGCCCCCAAGCCGCCGCGACCATCAGAACGGCCGTCATGAAAGCCCGCCCACCGAATCCAGTCCTCATCCTCTTCCCCTATTCCGTCCGGCCGAAGTTGCTAATTTCACCGCTCATACGTCCCGGATCCGCCATCGGAATCCGGGCCATGCAAAGGAGCATCCCTTGGCCATTGGCAAATCCAGAATCCCCTTGGCGGCGTTACCGCTCGTCTTCGCAGTTTGCGTTCCGGGCCTATCAACTGGCGCAGGTTCCGCGGGAACCCCCTCGTCCGAAGCCGCGCCCGCCAGCGACACGGCCCATACCGCGGCCGTAGCCAAGGCCGCCCCCGAATCGAAGGGTCCCTTGGCTCCCGGCCTCTATGCCGCGATTTTCACGGCGAAGGGAAAAATAACTACACAGTTGGAGCCGGAGAAAGCCCCTCTGACGGTAATCAACTTCGTCGCCCTCGCCGAAGGCGCCAAGTCGACCAATAAACCCGCGGGAACGCGTTTTTACGATGGATTGACCTTCCATCGGGTCGTCCCTAATTTCATGATTCAAGGCGGCGACCCCGATGGGAACGGCTCCGGCGGGCCCGGGTACCAGTTCGCCGACGAGTTCGACCCCTCCTTGAGGTTCGATCGCCCGGGCATCCTGGCCATGGCCAACGCGGGTCCCGGCACCAACGGCAGCCAATTCTTCATCACCCACGTGCCCACCCCCCACCTCAACGATCACCACACCATTTTCGGCCACGTGGTGGAAGGCCAGGACGTGGTGAACGCGGTGGTGGTCGGCACCGTCATCGATAGCATCCGCATCATTCGCGAAGGCGCGAAGGCGAAGAAGTTCAAGGCCGATGAAGCGGCCTTCCAGGCGCTGGAGAAAAAGACGGCCGCCCTGAACGAGGCCAAGAAGAAGAAGGCCGTGGCGGGAGACGAGGCCTTGCGGAAGAAGGCAATCAAAACCCCTTCGGGCCTCATGTACGTCGTGACCCGCCCCGGGGCCGGTCCCAAGCCCGCTCCGGGCGCCAAGGTAAAGGTCCACTATGCCGGCCGCCTCACCGATGGTACCGAGTTCGACAACAGCTACACGCGCGGGCAACCCATCGAAATCCAAATCGGCTCGGGCATGGTCATTCCCGGCTGGGACGAAGGCATCATGATGATGCAGAAGGGCGAGAAGCGGACCCTGTTCATCCCGGGCGAACTCGGCTACGGCCCCCAAGGCTATCCGCCCCGGATTCCCCCGAACGCAACCCTCGTGTTCGACGTGGAGTTGGTCGACTTCCAATAAGCTCGGAAGGTGCGATATCGGCTGACGCCCGCGCGGACGCGGGCGTCAGCCCGCAGAGTTCGCGCCATGGCGAAGCGGCTTTTCAGGGCTGGCCTGCTACGCGAGGACAGGCGCGAAGTGGAGAGGGCCGACTCCCGGAGCGCTCGCCCGCAGCGTAAAGCGAAAGCCCATTTCAGAGCAAGCAGGGCTCACCAGAGCAGATTAAGGAATTAATCCAAGGGTGCGTTTGGTTCGGAAATTAGAGCTTCGTCCTTTGTTTTTTTTGCTTTGATTCGTACTCCGCGCGTGCTTTATATGCTACAGCATTCTCGATGAGCAATACGCCCCAGGCCTGCTCATCGTCCTGCTTCTGATCGAGAACGAATTGCACGTGCAGGTCATTGGATTTCCACTCCATTTCAGGGGCTGTCCATGCTTTACCATATGTGTTCCGGAACGAAGTCTTTATTTCCCGGGTGGGAGGACCGAACTTCTCGACGAGGTCCTCGCGGAAATTTGCATCTCTTGCCGATGCTCGCACTTGAACCGCAACGAGCATGGAATTCCAAATCTGACCCACCATCGGGGTGGCCGACGCGACCCAGTCCGGAACGGAAACTCCGACGAGTTTTACCGCGTCGCCGAGCAAATCCGGCTGCCATGCGCCCGCCGCGGCCGCTAGGCTCCCGAATAACATATTGGAAAAATCATCGCCTTCGCTGGAGTTTTTATTTCGCATCTCCTGGAAGCAAAGTCCCGAGCTCTGATTTGCGCAATTCGGCATCTGCTCGATAAGTTGGCCCCCTAGGACCAGGCCAAACACCTTGGGCAAATCGCGTTTGGCCTGTTCTGCCTCCATAACAAGGCGCGTTAGTGACTCGTGGAATTGGGGCGAATTGCGGTAGAATTCCACCGAAGCAGGGGTTAAGAACCGTGATAAAACCTCAATGCGGAACTTTTCGTCGTCCACATATCGTCCCGCAGGCGAGGAAGATGGTTCCTTCCAAACCTTCATCCCGCCGCCGTACTCCATCCAGTAATACCAAGCCTGATCTCCGTACGCAGGGATCCGTCCGCAGCGAGAATAGAGGTAATGTTTCATCACGCCGAGCGCAGCCAATAGGTGGACCGCTTGATCCGGAGCTGCTTCCGCAGCGTAAGCCGCCGCGATGGTTTCCTTCTTCATGGGAAGCTCTTTGATCCAAGGAAGCGGGGTTATAACTCTCTTCTGATTGTCAGCAGTCGAGCCCGTGTTCCCTTGGTTAGCTTCCGTTTTGACCTGCTGTTTTGGTTCAGCTAAAGCCGACCGCGGAACCGAGAGGAACGTCAATGTGGCTAGTCCAGCCGCGAACCGAATTCTGACAATTGTATTCATCAAGTTCGAGGTCTCCTAGACCGCCCTGGGGTTGATCCTCAGCCGGGTAGCCTTTTTACGGGAAAGCAACCGAATTAGCAAAGTGAGCACATGAAAAAGCGTAAGTATTTTGAAGATTTTTTCCAAACTCGCCGGTACCGCCAAACGTCGATCCGCAATAAAAAATGGTCAGGGTGGAGGTTCGATCGGGGACCGGAAAAACTTGCCGACTGTGTGTTCGAAAACCAATTCCAGCATTTATCGTCGTCCGGAGACTAACAGCGCGGGCTTTAATAAGTATTCAATATTCGACTATTTAAATTTTACATCTCCGCAGCGCACGATGCGCTGCGGCTCGTATATCCGCACCCCCCATAGAACACAACGGGCGCGAAGGTGAAAGTCCATTACGCGGGCCGCCTCACCGACGGCACCGAGTTCGACAGCAGCTACGAGCGCGGGGAACCGATCGAATTCCAATTTGCACGGGCATGGTGAAACCCGATCGCCCGGCGCAGCGCTCGCAGCGCCGGGCGCCCCTCCCCTTTTTTCCGGATCGGGTTCAGCGGAAGGCGATGGCCGCGCTGGTAGGCCCGGCCAAAGGCATCCACTCCGTACGGGAGAACCCCGCTTGATGCGCCAGGCGGTCGAAATCGTTGAAGGTGAAATCCGCTCCGGCCTTGGTCTCGATCAGCATGTTGAGGGACATCAGCAAACCGAAGGCGTTCACGCTGCGGTCGTTGTCGATGATGTTCTCGACGCAGATGAAGGCGCCGCCCTTGGGCAGGGCTTCATACGCCTTCCGCATCAGCGTCAGCTTTTCCTGGTCGCCCCAGTCGTGGAGGATGTTGCCCATGGCGATCACATCGCTCTTGGGAAGCGCTTGCTTGAAGAAATCCCCGGCGGCGGTCTTCACCCGGGAGGACAGGTTGCGCTTGGCGATATGGGCCTGCGCGATGGGTTCCACGGCGGGCAAATCGAAACTGGTGCAATGCAGGGAAGGATTGTTCATCGCGACGGCGATGGAAAGCGAGCCGTTGGCGCCGCCCACATCGCAAAAAGTGGCGTAACCGGAAAAATCGAATTTGCCGGCCAGGGCCATGAAGGCGCCCATCTGGATTCCGGACATGGCCTGCAGGAACTCCTGCAAGGCTTCCGGATTGGCGTATACCGCATCGAATATGTTCCCGCTTACGGAGGGATCCTTCACTTCATTCTGAGGCAAGCCCGTCTTGAGACCCGTTTCCAAGTCGCCCCAAAACCGGTACAGCCGGTTGTTGGACATCTCCAGGACTCCGCCCAGGTAGGCGGGCTTGTTCTTGTCCAGGAAGAAATCGGAATCCGGTGCGTTGGCGTAGACGCCTTCCGCGCCGATCCCCTCCCGCTTCAGGAAACCCAAGGCGACCAGCGCGTCCAGGAAATCCAGGTAAGCCCGGGGGTGCAGCCCCAGGGTTTGGCGGATCGCCTCCCCCGTCAGGGGTTTGCGCGCGAGCAAGGTGAACAATTTCAGGTTTACGGCGGTAAGCACGGTCTTGGATGCCCAGAACCCCATGCCGATTTTCAGGATGTGCTCGGGATTGGGGTGATGGGCGGGGGCTTGGGCCGGGGCGGATTGGGTCAAGGTTTCCATGTCGATTCCTCCATTCACGTTCGTGGCGTTACGAATCGTACAGGAAAGGTACGCCTCCGCGTGGCGGATTCCCTTGACTCGGGTTAGGATCGCTCCTTGACTTGGGTTAAGATTTTTCGGGGTTTCCCGCCAGGCGCCTCCGGATGCGGCTGAGGGACTCCGGTTCGATGCCGAGATAGGATGCGATATAATGCAACGGGATGCGTTGGAACAGGCCGGGCTGCTCTTTGAACAACAAGAGATACCTGTCCTCGGGCGATCCGGTTTTGGAGATGGACATCCGTTTCAGCGTCGCGAAATGGTTACGCTGGATTTTTTCATCATGGAATTGCCCGTACTTGGGGAAAGCCTCCTTAACGCGCGCGAACTCTTCCAACGGCAGGGTCAGCAACTCCGAGTCTTCCAGGGCCTGGACATAGTAGATGGTCGGCTTCTGGAAAAGGAAACTTTCCAAATCGCCTACCCACCAGTCTTCCGTGGCGAAGTTGACGATGCTTTCCTTGCCTTGGTCATTGATGACGTACCTGCGAAAACATCCCTTGTTGACATAGGCCTTCGCGCGGCAGATTTCCCCGGCCTGGAGGAAATGATCCTTTTTCCGGACGCACCGGCTTTGCCAGTACCCCAGGAAAGCATCGATCTCCCCTTCGCTTAAGCCTACCTTATCGCGCAAGAGATCCACGAAGCGCGTATCGGGCCGGATTGCCATGTCGTAAAACTAACACCTGTTCCGGTGGAACTTGCCTTCCCTCCCCGCAAAGCCGTAATTATAAAGGTCGCCGTCGCGCCGGCGCGCTTAATCTGACCCGCAATCACGAAACCAAGCAGGTCCCCCATGCTTACCAGGGAATCCGCCATCCCGCGCCTCGGCCTCAAGGCCGGCGAATGGGTCATCGTCCGCCCAAAGGAAGAAATCCTCGCCACCCTCGATTCGCGCTCGCGACTGGAAGGCATGCCCTTCCAACCAGAAATGCTGGTCTATTGCGGCCGGCGGTTCCGGGTGGGGAAGGTCGCGCACAAGACCTGCGATACCGTGAACAAGACAGGCAGCCGACGGGTCGCCAATGCCGTCCACCTGGAAGGGATCCGCTGCGACGGGGGGGCGCACGGAGGCTGCCAGGCAGGATGCCTGCTATTCTGGAAGGAAGCCTGGTTGAAAAGGGCCGACGGGCCGGCCCGGACGATTCCTATGCGCCGTCCGGCCGTGGAGGCTAAATCCGCCCCCTGCGCGGAGGCGACCGTATGGGCTTCCGCGGTCGCGCCCGGATCCCAGCCCGCCGATGCCAACACCATCTGGGTCTGCCAGGCCACGGCCCTCCCCGAAATGACCCGGCCCTTGCGATGGTGGGACATCCGGCAATACTTGATGGATGTCTGGACGCGGAACCATTCCCCCGGAAGAGTCCTCAAGATGCTCGCTTTCGGGACCTTCCGGAACCTGCTTCGCTTAAGATCAATGCAAGGCTTTCTGTTGCGCGCCTACGATGGCTTCCAACGCATCCGGGGCGGAAGGCCGTATCCCCATGCCAAGGGGACCATCCCGCTCGATCGCGCCACGCCCCATCAAGAGTTGGGCCTCAAGGCCGGGGACACGGTCCGGGTGAAATCCCCGGAGGAGATCCGGGCGACACTCAACGTGCAAGGCCGCAATCGCGGCATGTGGTTCGATCAGGAGATGGTGAAGTATTGCGGCAACCGTTACACCGTGGAAATGCGCGTGGAACGCCTCATCGACGAAACCACCGGGAAGATGCTGGCCATGAAATACCCGTGCATCCAGCTGAAAGGGGTGACCTGCGCGGGGGAGTGCACGGCGGATCGCCTGGGTTGCCCGCGCGGGATCAACGCCTATTGGCGGGAAATCTGGCTCCAGCGCGCTTAGAATCCGTTTTCGCCCTCGCGCATTTTTTAAATATTACCCCATGCCCAAAAAGCTCTGCTTCCGCCTCGCGCTCGCATGCGCGGTTTTCCTCGCCTGCGCCTCCGCCGCCCGCGCCAACGCCCTGAAGGATCATCTCTCCGTGTTCTTCGAGATGGAACCCAGCGATTCGGTCGTGGCCCTGGAACAACTCTCCGCCACCACCCTTAAGATTACCGTAGCCGATCCGGCCACCGGCCAAACGCGCGCCTTGAAAGAAGAGATCGGCTCCAAGCCGATGCAAAAGCTTTTGACCGAAGCCAACGATCTCGGCCTCAAGACCATCCACTGGTCCTCTGCAGATGAATCCGCCCTGCCGCCCGTCCAGGGAACCGGGGGGGCCGGGAAATCCTCCGCCTCCGATCCGCTGTCGACTACCGGCCCCGCCGCTTCGGCCCATCCCGCGGCCGATAGCGGATCGTCACCGCGATCCCTTTCCGCCGAAGCCGACGCGGGACCGTCACCGGCCCAAGCCCGCAAGCCGGAACCGGGCTCGCGCCGCAGCTTGTCTTCGCAGCGCAAGAACCGCATGTATTACATCGGCAGCCAAACGCTCCTCAGCACCTACGTATACGGGCTTTCGGTGCCGCTCGCCTTCGACGTGCAAAGCACGCGGGCCAAGGTCGCCGCGCCCATGATCATCGCCCCCTTCGCCTTCGGAACGCATTTCTGGTTCGCCAAGAACCGCCCCTTCGAGGACGCCCATGCCAAGGGCACCTCGTACTTGTCCCTCGCGTCCCTATACGCGTCGCACGCCCTGCCCTTCGCGCTCATGTCCTGGGACGATGCGGAGGCCGCCTGGAAGGTGGCCGCCACCGCCACCCTGTTCACCTATCCCTTGGGCATCTACGGCGGGTACATGCTGGGCGATGCGCATGTCGATCAACCCGGCCGCATCGATATCGAATCCAAGTTCGCCCTCGGTTTCGGCCTGCTGGGTTTCTTCTCGCCCTTCATCTATTACGAAAAGGTGAATGAGCGTACGCAAGAGCCCATCATCCGCTTGGGGTTGGGGCAGGCGGTGGCGCTGGCGACTGCCGGGCATTTCCTGGCCGATCAATATCGCAGCGGGGAGAACATCCCGGACGGGGTGAACACCGGCATTCTCGATCATACCGCCTTGGGCGGAACGCTGGGCCTGGAAATCGCCGCCCTCTCCGATGCCGGCTCGGTGCGGCCCTGGTTCGGAGCGGCCTTACTGGGCGGAACCTTAGGTTTCATGGAGGGCTTGTTCTACTACCGCGACAGTTACGACAGCAAGGAGCGCGGCCTTTACAACAGCCTCGGGGCCCTGGCGGGCACCATGGTGGGCGGCGGGATCGCCGTCCTCGTCTTCGATGGTGGGCAATCGGATTACGCCATGAAGGCGGGCATTACCTCATTACTGGTGGGAGGCGCCTGGGCCGGCTACTGGATCACCGACATCCTGACCATGGGAATGGAGGACCGCGGGGCGGCGAGGCCGGCGAAATGGACCGATCGCCTGGCGCTGAATCCCTTTCCGCTGCCGGAGCCGGTGGTTCTGAACCACCATGTCTCGGATGTACGCTATCGGGTGCCGGGCGTGACCTTCACGTTCTGAGCCGGCTCCGCTGATAGGAACGCCGGCGCTTCCGACGAAATTAGGGAAAGGTTTTCCCCACTAGTTTATCCGGATCCCGCCGAACAATTGGCCTTCGGAACCCGTTAAAACAATCTATTATAAAGACCTACACCGATTTGAAACACCGGCAGACTGTCGTTTCGCCGGTTTCGGGAGAGGGATGCAGCAGATACCGGGTCGCGCCGCATGAAGCTGGTCGAGGTCATCCAGCCCGCTCCAGACGTAATCCGCCTGTTCCTCGAGCCTCGCATGCAGGCCGGGAACTTCGTTTTCGCCCTCTTGCAATCCCTCGGGCAAGAGAAGGCCCACAACTTCACTAATGTCAACAGCTACCTCGAGTCGTCCCTGGGCGATGCCCATCTGACCTTGGAGGCCATGGGATCTTTCCAAGGGCGCTTGGAACGATCCTCGCCGCAAGGGGCCAAACCCGGCTTCGAGCGCGTCCTGGCCGAAGAGTTCGTCGATCTCCGCTCGCGCGCCCAAGGCAGCCTGGTGGATTTGCATCGCGCCAAGATCAAGCTGAACGATCTCAAGGCCGCCTTGTGCCGGTTCATCATCCAATACGAATCGCCGAGCCGGTCCGTGGGACGGGTCTACCATTCCATCGAGGAATGGATGGACGCGGCGGCGTTGGCCGAGATGCGGCTGACGCGCAATCTCGCGCCCGAGTCCGATCGCAACCTGCAGAGGCTGCTGGCCCTCTTCATGACCTTCCGGTCCATCGTGTGCAGCTACGACGGCCCGTCCATGTACATCCGCCAGATCGAGAATTCGCTGGCCTCGGTGGACGCCATCTACGAGAAGATCCGCCTGGAGATGGAAGTCATGCGGGCCACGCGCACCCTGGTGGAGACGCGCCGCGAGTTGAGCACCGCCAAGAACGATCTCTCCAGCCTGCGGCATCAACTGGAGGAGACGCGGACCAAGGACGAGCAGCTGGCGCGCCTGGTGGCCTTGCAGGAGAAATCGTCCTTCCCCCAGATCCTCGTAATCGGGATGTGCCTGGTCATGCTCTCGGGGCTCACCGGATTCTGGCTCATCAAAGGCGCCCGGTCGGGCGGGAAAAGCGGCCAGTTGCTTTCGCAGCGGAGCTGCCAGGAAATCGAGCGGCAATTGGAAAAGTCGCCGCGGTACAAGAGCCAAGTCCTGATCTTCCGGAAGTTCGGCCGGGAAATCTTCTTCCGGGCCAGCGCCCCCACGTGCGAGAAGCTATACCGCCTCGACTCCCTCCAGATCCGCTCCTTGTCGGACGTGCTCCAAGCCGATTACGCGGCGGGGTCGCAGGGAGAGGCCAGCTACAATGGCCGGCGCGTATTGCAGGTGAAAGACGTGGGACAAAACAAATTGGTGGTGAAACTCCAGAACCGCACCGCCGCCAGCGTTCCCTTCAAATTGCAAGTGCTGGAAAAAGCCACCTTGCTGCGGGCCGTGCTGCAGCCCGACCCGGACGGCCGCGCGGAAGACTTGCTGATAGTGGATTTAGGCCGGCCCTTACCGGCGGAGTGAAGGGGTCGAGGCGGGCGCTTAGGAAAGCGGGCGCCCCGGAATACCGGCGCCTCAGAGGGCGGGCGTGCTTCCCAGGACTCGTTCCAAGGTCTCCCGCAAGGTCTTGATCTCGTAGGGCTTCCCGATCACGTCGAGGAATCCCGCCGCCGTGCGCGCCGCCGCGTCCTGCTCGGGATACCCGCTGGAAAGGATCCCCTTGGCGTCCGGATCGATGGCCCGCAGGCGTTCCATGGTCTTGAATCCGTCCA
This sequence is a window from Fibrobacterota bacterium. Protein-coding genes within it:
- a CDS encoding FKBP-type peptidyl-prolyl cis-trans isomerase; this translates as MKVHYAGRLTDGTEFDSSYERGEPIEFQFARAW
- a CDS encoding methyltransferase; this encodes METLTQSAPAQAPAHHPNPEHILKIGMGFWASKTVLTAVNLKLFTLLARKPLTGEAIRQTLGLHPRAYLDFLDALVALGFLKREGIGAEGVYANAPDSDFFLDKNKPAYLGGVLEMSNNRLYRFWGDLETGLKTGLPQNEVKDPSVSGNIFDAVYANPEALQEFLQAMSGIQMGAFMALAGKFDFSGYATFCDVGGANGSLSIAVAMNNPSLHCTSFDLPAVEPIAQAHIAKRNLSSRVKTAAGDFFKQALPKSDVIAMGNILHDWGDQEKLTLMRKAYEALPKGGAFICVENIIDNDRSVNAFGLLMSLNMLIETKAGADFTFNDFDRLAHQAGFSRTEWMPLAGPTSAAIAFR
- a CDS encoding Crp/Fnr family transcriptional regulator — encoded protein: MAIRPDTRFVDLLRDKVGLSEGEIDAFLGYWQSRCVRKKDHFLQAGEICRAKAYVNKGCFRRYVINDQGKESIVNFATEDWWVGDLESFLFQKPTIYYVQALEDSELLTLPLEEFARVKEAFPKYGQFHDEKIQRNHFATLKRMSISKTGSPEDRYLLLFKEQPGLFQRIPLHYIASYLGIEPESLSRIRRRLAGNPEKS
- a CDS encoding response regulator; this encodes MAKGKILIMDDEDLVRSVVGKMLEYLGYQAVMAASGEDAISLYQSHRAAGQPFDAVILDWMVPGGMDGFKTMERLRAIDPDAKGILSSGYPEQDAAARTAAGFLDVIGKPYEIKTLRETLERVLGSTPAL
- a CDS encoding peptidylprolyl isomerase, whose amino-acid sequence is MPPRGLPFLQLREIPHHPGQGKRILPPSRRDHQNGRHESPPTESSPHPLPLFRPAEVANFTAHTSRIRHRNPGHAKEHPLAIGKSRIPLAALPLVFAVCVPGLSTGAGSAGTPSSEAAPASDTAHTAAVAKAAPESKGPLAPGLYAAIFTAKGKITTQLEPEKAPLTVINFVALAEGAKSTNKPAGTRFYDGLTFHRVVPNFMIQGGDPDGNGSGGPGYQFADEFDPSLRFDRPGILAMANAGPGTNGSQFFITHVPTPHLNDHHTIFGHVVEGQDVVNAVVVGTVIDSIRIIREGAKAKKFKADEAAFQALEKKTAALNEAKKKKAVAGDEALRKKAIKTPSGLMYVVTRPGAGPKPAPGAKVKVHYAGRLTDGTEFDNSYTRGQPIEIQIGSGMVIPGWDEGIMMMQKGEKRTLFIPGELGYGPQGYPPRIPPNATLVFDVELVDFQ